TTTATATCCTCTTCCATTTCCAGAGGTTTTGTTTTAGGTGCATACCGGCTCACTATATTTCCATTACGATCAATCAAGAACTTTGTAAAATTCCATTTTATTGATTTGGACCCCATCACTCCAGGAGCATTTTCAGTCAAGTAATTGAATAAAGGGTGGGCTTCCTTGCCATTGACATTCACTTTTGCAAACATCGGGAATGTTATGCCACGATTCAATTTGCAGTATGAATCGATTTCCAGATTATCACCAGGCTCCTGATTCAAAAACTGATTACAAGGAAAACCAAGCACGACAACCCCATCCTCTTTATATTGCACATACAGGCTTTGCAAATCATCATACTGTGGCGAAAAACCGCATTTGCTTGCGGTATTCACTATAATCATCACTTTCCCTCTATATTCCTCAAGCGAGATGGTTTCGCCATTGATTTTATTGACTTCAAATTCGTAAATGGACATGTATGATCTCTCCCTATAGTATGATGATTCATTTTACCGTATTTAAAGGTAGGTTTACCAACTTTTATCCTTCCCTTTCATCCCTGAATCTTCACTGCTTGAATGGATTGAATCAAATACTCTACCATGTCTTCCAAATCATCCATTTGCTCTTCTTTTACAAGCCTTCCAAATGAAACTTTATATATAGAAGAAGTAACGAGTTGCATTTTTTTACTGACCGTATCGCTGGTCGTCACTGTAATGATTCTCTGATCTCCCCAAATTTTTTCCAGATCATTCAACAATTGTTCAGCATTCACTTCATCGAGTTTTTTCGGGAAAGTTATGAAAATATCGACGGTGCAGCCCGAATGCGTATCATCAATAGCTGCATCGAGTAACTCCGAACTTAGGTTTTTAAGTGAAGCCTGTAACTCAATGGCACCGCTAATCGAAATGGGCGCGATTGGCTTTTTCAATTCCATCTCAATCTTATATGATCTGGACAAAGTCGAGAGATTCACTATATCATCACGTTTTATGACCAATATATCTCCAATGAAGTCACGGTCGTAAACCGCTCCTTCCAATACCACTTTCATGTTCTCAAATGCTGTAGGATCAAACAATCTCCAAACACCTCTCCAACTTCATAGTTTATGTATTCATGATCTTCCCATTTTACCATTCCCAGGCCATTTCCTTTGGGATTTACAAGAAATTATTAAAATAGCTTTTCTATTCAATAATTTTCTATATAATTAAAATATTATGATTTTTGAAGAAGGAGGCTAATCATGCCAATCAGAATTCCGGGACAACTGCCAGCAAGGGAAATTTTAGAACAGGAAAATATCTTCGTAATGGATGAGGAAAGGGCTACCAATCAGGAAATCCGTCCATTGAATATATTAATTTTAAACCTAATGCCAGAGAAAGAAAAAACGGAGGCCCAGTTACTGCGCTTTCTCGGCAATACTCCGATTCAAGTAAATATATCATTCCTGCGCTTGAGCACACATGAATCAAAAAACACAAGTAAATTTCATTTAGATCAATTTTACAAATCATTTAATGATATCCGCACGAAGAAATATGACGGCTTGATCATTACAGGCGCTCCAGTAGAAAAGCTGGAATTTTCAGACGTTAATTATTGGGAAGAACTGCAGAGTATCATGGATTGGTCAAGCGAAAATGTCACATCCACCCTACATATTTGTTGGGGGGCACAAGCTGCCCTTTACCATCATTATGGAATAGGCAAATACGAACTTCCGGAGAAATGCTTCG
This sequence is a window from Brevibacillus sp. JNUCC-41. Protein-coding genes within it:
- a CDS encoding glutathione peroxidase, whose protein sequence is MSIYEFEVNKINGETISLEEYRGKVMIIVNTASKCGFSPQYDDLQSLYVQYKEDGVVVLGFPCNQFLNQEPGDNLEIDSYCKLNRGITFPMFAKVNVNGKEAHPLFNYLTENAPGVMGSKSIKWNFTKFLIDRNGNIVSRYAPKTKPLEMEEDIKKLL
- the metA gene encoding homoserine O-acetyltransferase MetA; the encoded protein is MPIRIPGQLPAREILEQENIFVMDEERATNQEIRPLNILILNLMPEKEKTEAQLLRFLGNTPIQVNISFLRLSTHESKNTSKFHLDQFYKSFNDIRTKKYDGLIITGAPVEKLEFSDVNYWEELQSIMDWSSENVTSTLHICWGAQAALYHHYGIGKYELPEKCFGIYTHEVLEPNENLVRGFDDYFMAPHSRHTDIDYQKLVNHPELKVLAQSDQAGVLIAASVDGKRIMVTGHFEYDADTLGEEYKRDRERGINTQLPENYFPDNDPTKVPLHRWKSHCSLMFSNWLNYYVYQSTPYEWD